A segment of the Candidatus Aminicenantes bacterium genome:
GGGAGAGGTCCTCGGGGTTGGCTTCCAGCGTGATCTCGGGTCGATCGGAAATGCCGAAATGCTTCGCCGCGGCCTCGAGAAGAGTGGCGACCTGGCCCGGGGTCAGCAGCGAGGGCGAGCCGCCGCCAAAATAGACTGTGTCCAATGACAGGTCCGGGTCACGCCGCAGGCGCATCTCCCGGCCAAGGTGCCGCAGCCAGGAATCGGCCTTCTCCGTTTGGAGCTTCCTCTTGAAAAAATGGCAATAGAAGCAGGCGCGGCGGCAAAAGGGGAAATGGATGTACAGCCCGGTCTTTTTCAAATCAGGGTCAGGCGCTTCAGCTCGATCCAGCCGGCGACCTGAGAGGAGGCGGAAACCTGGACCCAGTCCCGGCTGCGGTCGAGAATTTTCACTTCCAGCCCGGGATTGATCTTGAACAGTTCGGTGTTGCCCTCGCCCGGGCCGCTGCGCAAGACGGAGTCCGCCTCGCTGACTACGGCGATCGATGTCTGCTGCTGGCCGGCAGCCCGGTCATAAAGATAAACGCCGAGGGCCAGGCTGGCCAGCAAAGAAAAGGCCAACCCGTAGACGATCTTTTTCCGTTTGCCGTTCTTCAACAGCAGGAAAAGGAAAACGTTCAACGTCAGAATGGCGGCCAGCAGAAGCAGGCTCAACAAATTCACGTCCAACCGGGCCTGCACGACCTGGATGACCCGTGAAATGAAGTCAATCGTCGGCGCCGCCAGGGTGATATCCTTGAAGCTCTTGTTGACGATGGCAATGTTGCGGGCGATGGAGCCGTCCAGGGGGCGGAATTTCCGGGCGCGGAGGTAGTGAATCTTGGCGGCCAGCGGCTGGCCGAGCTTGAAATAGCAGTTGCCGATATTGTACAGAACATGCCAGTTGGTCAGCTGGCGGCTGATGCGCAGGTAGATGCCCAGCGCTTCCCCGTAGCGGCCGGCGGCGTAGCGGGCGTTGGCGGTCGAAAAATCATCTTCGACAACGGCGCGGCCGGCAACGGCCAGGAGCAGCAGCAGGACGGAGAACGGGATGATTTTATTTTTCTTCATTTTAGTTTATGGTCGATTTCCCGCAGCAATTTCCGCAGCGCCAGCAGGTCGCTTTTCAACTCGGACTGACTTTTCTTGAGCGGGGAAAATTTCGCCAGCTCCGCCTGGCCCTTGACGAACAGGAAGCGGTCGATGCTGGCGGCCGGGACCTGGCGCCGGCCCAGCAGCTCGCCGATCTTCTGGTTGCTGATCTCGGCCAAGCCCAGGCCGCTCTTTTCCACGCAATAGTATTCCAAAATGGCGGCAATGTCTTCGTAGTGCTGCACCTTGGCCAGCCGGCGCAGGGTCAGGCCGAGGATGCGCCGGTTTTTCAGCAGCGGGCTGTCAACGATGGCGCGCCGCCAGACGGTGATTTTCAGCAGGAACAGCAGGTTCACGGCGAAAAGCAGGATGATGATCCCCTTGTACCAGCCTTGGCGGTAGAGATAGCGCGCCTGGTCAACGATCGGGCCGCTTTTGATGAAATCGATGTCCTCGCCTTTCTGGACGATGGCGCTCTGCGGCAAGGTCATTGATTTTTCCGTTTTCAACTTTTCGCCGCTGACCTCGATGACGAGCGGCTGGCTGCGCAGGCTGACCAGGCTGCGGCTCTCCGGGTTGAAATACCTGAATTCCAGCGAGGGGAACGTGACGGCGGCGGCCTTGTTGAACGCCACCGGGATCTCGACGCGGACCGTCCCCTTCAAGGCGAGGGGACCATAGCCGTTCTCCTGGGAAATCTTGGCCGGATAAACCTGGAGGTATTCGTCGCTCGGCAGCGCCGGCGGGATGATGGTCTTGCAGTTGCCGCTGCCGCTGATCTCCAGCCGCAGCGTGACGATGTCGTTGATGTCGGCCTGCCTTTGCGAGCAGCTTGCCGAAAAACTGAATTGGCCGACTGGCAGCCCGGTGGCCGTTGCCGGCAGTTCGCTGACCGTGATCTTCAGCGGTTGGGTGGAGCGCAGCACCGGCCGCGCGGTGACGAACATGGAGGCGGAATCGGCCAATTGCATTTCGAACTGCAGGGCCGGGATGGTCAGTGTGCCGCTCTCGCCGGCGAACAGGGCCGCTTTGCGGATCTCGTAAACCTGATAGATGACGCCGTCTACGTTCTCGCTGCCGGCGGAAATGGATTGGGGCACCGGATACCACTCCTGCCAGAAGCCGGCAAACGATGGGCTGGAAACCATGTTCACGGCTTCGATGCGGTTGCGCGTGTACAGAAGCACCCGGAACAACAGCTGCTCGCCCTTGGTGCAGTTCGTTTTCGAGATCACGGCCCGCAGGCGGACGTCGACCGGCTGTTCCTGCCGGTCCTGGTGAAACGGCGATGCGAAAAAATCCTCGTCCAGGGGCGACGGCTGGTTGGCCTGGGCCGGAGAGCGCGGATTGAGGCTGCCTTTGACCACTTCCACCGTCAGCGCCTGGGTCTGGTAGGTGCGCCCTTCATGGCTGTATTGGACCGGCGGCAGGGTCAGTTTCCCGGTGCGCACCGGCATCAGGTAATAGGTGAACGTGGTCGAGGAGGTGCTGGCGCCGTTGCTGAATTGGAACTCCGTGCTGCGCGACGTCTGCAGGGTCTTGAAATCGTCCCAATGGCTGAGGTCGGGCTGGAGCGGATTGCTGATGTTCCTGAAAGTCAGGGTGTAGATCAGGGTGTCGTCGAGGCCGATCCTCTCGGCGTTGATGGAAGCTTTGACCTCGGCTTCAAGCGCGGGCAATGCCAGGGGAAGCGCCAGCAGCAGCAGCCAGGGGGCGATGAATGTCACTCTACCAGTCTTTTTCATTTTTAGTGGCGCCGTGCTTGCGCTTTTTCTTTTCCAGCTGTTGCTTTTCGTTCTGGTTGAGGAATTGCATCATGGCGTTGTATTTTTGCTTTGCCTGCTGCTGTTCCTGCTCCTGCGGCTGGGGGTTTTTTTGATCCTGGGGTTGTTGCTGCGGCTGCTGCTGGTTCTGCTGCTGTTTTTGCTTTTGTTCCTCGATTTTCTTCAGCGTCAGCTCGAAATTTTTCTTGCAGTCGACATCGTCGGGATTCTGGCGGAGGCTGCGCTTGTAGTTTTCCAAAGCCTGGGGGAATTGCCCCAGGCGGTAGTAGCTGTTGCCGAGGTTGTAGTAAAAATCGGCTTTGCCCAGGCGCAGGCGGCCGGGGTCCAGGCGCGAAAATTCGTCGACCGCCTCCTTGTATTTTTTCAGCTCGTACAAGGCCGAGGCGGTGTTGTTCTTGAGCTCGGGCGAGTCGGGCTTCACCCCCTTGGCGGAAAGGAAATCCTGGAGCGCTTCCGAGTACCTGCCTTGCTCGTAGGCCTGGATCCCTTTCTGGTTCTTGCGGGCGGCGGGCTCGAACCAATGCCAGTCCCACCAGTGGACGGTCGTATCCGCCCAGCCCCACAAAGTCCCCGATGAGAGGAAGATCAGAGCCGGGACCAGCAGGATCAGGAACGCTTTTTTCGCCATGTTATTTTCCTGTCGCTGAGGAGCATTTCAGCGACCAGCAGCAGGACCGCCAGCAGCAGGGGATATTGGAAGCGGTCGATTTTTTTGCTCTTCACTTTCTGGTTCAAGAGCGTTCGTTCGTACGTTTTCAGGATGCGGATAAAGGATTCGATGCCGGAGGCGGCGCTTAAGCGGTAATATTGCCCCTGGCCGGCCGAGGCGATGCGGATCAGTGTGCCTTCGTCGAGCTGCGATCTGACGATGTTGCCCCGGGCGTCCTTTTTCCAGTCGACGGTCTTGCCGTCGGCATCCAGGATGGGGATCGGCGCGCCGGCGGGGATGCCGACGCCCACGGTAAAAATCGTGATCTTTTCCTTCTGGAGCTGCTGGAGCGAATCGGGCCAATGGTTCTCCAGGTCTTCGCCGTCGGTGATCAGCACCAGCAATTTCTGGTTGTTGGGGGTTTTCTTGAACATGCGCAGGGCCAGGTCGAACCCTTGCGCGAAATCGGTTCCCTGCTCCTCGGCCGGGCTGACCCGCGAAGCCATGGCCATGAGCTTGAACGCCTCGTAATCCATGGTCAACGGGCATTGGACATAGGCCACGGCGGCGAAATTGATCTGGCTGACCAGGTCGGTTTTCAGGGCGTCGACGATGGTCACGATCAGGTTCTTGGCCACCTCCAGGCGGCTGGGCTGGAGGTCCCCGGCGTTCATCGAATTGGAGGTGTCGAGGAGGAAAACGATCTCCAGGCCGCGATTCCAGATGACCAGCAGTGTGAAGGGGATAAGGAGCAGCAGCAGTAGCAGCAGGTTGGGGTTGGCGAAGGTCATGGGAGTATATGCGGTATTCTCATAACTATTGATTCAGCCATTTTCGTCAGAATTATAGCAGAAAAAGACGGGGGAAAAAAGATGGCGGGGGGTTCAAAATGAATGTGGGGGTTCAATAATGAACGTGTAGGGGTTCAATATGATATCTTGGGAGACTGTATTGAACCCCTACATTTGATATTCCAAATCTCGCATTGAGCCCCTACATGACCACCCCAAACAATTCGATCTGATGTTATCTCGTTTTGAACCCCAACATCCCATCCAAATTCGTTTTGTATTGAATTTATTTAATACAGGGATTTTCATCATCGGTATCCCAATTGGCCGGATTATTTCTGATGTATTGTTGAATTCTTTTTAATTCGCCGTTATCGCGGATCACGCGATCATGGAAATTCCTTTGCCAGATGAATTGATCGAAACCGTTTTCTTTGCAGCGTTTGGTAACCGCTGTTTTATATGTGCGGATAATCGAACCGATCGATTTCGGGACAATATGTTGAAATGAATGGAACCGGGGTTCAACAGGATGTAGGGGTTCAATATGATTTTGTTTGATCTCGTATTGAACCCCTACATTGGCGATATCTTCTATGATCAAAATCCCGTGGATATGGTTGGGCATGATGCAGTATTCATCCAGTCTGATATTTGGGAAATGGCGGGGAATGTTTTTCCAATATCTTTCGGCAATCCTCCCGACCGGAGAGAGGAGCATGCTTTTGTTTTCTATGGTTCCAAAAATCAATTCTCTATTTTGGGTGCAGATGGTCAGGAAATATTTCCCAGACGCAGAATAGTCACGCCCACGCATACGGATGGATCGGCGGCGCTGGACCTCGGGATCGAATTTCATCGTGCCAATTTATCATGTACGGTGAAAATTTGCGAATATTCTCCAGAATGATGAAAATTCGAATAAACGTTGGGTTTCAATATGAACGTTGGGGTTCAATATGATCTCAGGGGTTCAATATGATCGTAGGGGTTCAATATGATCTCAGGGAGCTCGTATTGAACCCCTACCTGAACCCCTACATGAACCCCTCCATTTGATACCTGGTAATTTTGTATTGAATCTTACATCGTTTACAAGGTGCTTTGAAACCGCTACAATGGGGCCATGAAGAAAAATCCTATGCGCGTTCTTTTGGTCGGCTTCGGCAACGTGGCCCGGAAGATGGCGGCCATGCTGACCGGGGAACGGGAAAAATATCCTGGCCTGGCCGGCTTGGACATGGAGATGATCGCCATTTTCACCGGGCGGCACGGGGGCCTGGTCGATCCAGCCGGCATCGGCCTGGCAGCGGCGCTTGAGCAATTTGAAAAGAATGGCGCTTTTCCCGAGGCGCCCATGCCGGTGCTCAAGGCGGTGCAGACGCTCGATTACGACGTGCTGGTGGAGCTGTCTACCCTGGACATCGAAAAACGGGGCGACCCGGCCGTCTCCCATGTTCGCGCCGCGCTTGAGCGCGGGAAGCACGCGGTCACGGCCAACAAGGGGCCTGCCGCCTTCGCCTTCCGCGAGCTGGACGAGCTGGCGCACAGGAAGGGAGTTCGCTTTCTCTTCGAGAGCGCGGTGATGGACGGCACGCCGATCTTCTGCCTGGGGCGCGCCCTGCCCGCCTGCCGGGTCACCGGCTTCTCCGGCATCTTCAACACCACCAGCAATTTCGTCCTCTCGCGCCTGGAGGCGGGCGAATCCATGGCCGCTGCTGTCCGCACCGCCCAGAGCCTCGGCTTCGCCGAAGCCGACCCGCGCCTGGATATCGACGGCTGGGATTCCGCGGCCAAGACCGCCATCCTGGCGAACTTTTTCCTGGCTGCCGACACAGACCCGCAAAAAATCGCGCCGCGCGGGATCGGAGACATAAAGCCGGAGGATATTGCCCGGGCCGCGGCCGCGGGCAAGCGGCTGAAGCTGGTCTGCCGGGCTTGGCGGGAGGGTGGGTCGGTGCGGGCCGAGGTGAGGCCGCAGGAAGTGCCGGCCGGCAGCTATTTTTCCATGGTCAACGGCCGGGCCGCCGCCCTGCGCCTCGAAACCGATATGCTGGGGCCGTTCTGGTTCTTGGAGGAAAACCCCGACCTGAAGGATACCGCCTCTGGGGTTCTCCAGGACCTGGTGACCGTAGTGGCGAGCCGATAGGAGGAACGAATGGCTATAGATTGGAGAAAAATAGCGGGATTGCTGATTTCGGTTGTGCTGGTTTGTTCGCTGGCGCCGGCGCAGGCTGGCGCGGGAGGGGACTCGGTTTGGAAACAGGAGCTCCTGCGGGAACGGGAGCAGAAGGATATCGAATTCAAGACCTCGGCGACGTCACCCATGGCCGGAAGCGTGCGCCTGACCATCACCACCCGTGAAAAAACGTACATCGCGCTCAGCGCCGGCGTTGTCTCCCTCCAGCCTCAGGCTGGGGCCGGAACGATTTTCGCCGTATCGGCGCGGGAGGGGAAATGGTATTGGCACGACGCCGTCGGCACCGTTTCCTGCAGCCAGGGCGAGCGCTCCGTCGTTTCCGACGTTGACGCGCTGACGGCCGGGAGCCTGTTCAAGGTCGACCGCTTCACCCTGGCCGTTTATCCGGGGCCCGACACCCTGGCCCTGATCGTTTTCGATCCGCAGCGCCCGCAGCTGCTCGCTTTCAAACACCTGCTCTATTTTCCCCCCGCTCCGGCCTATGCCGTGAAGGCGCGGCTGGAAAAGTTTCCCGAGCAGCGGGAGATCAAGATCATCACCACCCGCAAGCTGGAGAAGACCTTCTACCGCTACGGCCGGGTCCATTTCCAGCTGCAGGGCCGGGATCTGGAACTGACCGCCTTGAAGTCAAGTTTGGAGGGACCCGATTCCGACACCCTTTTCATTCCTTTCAAGGACGACACCAACGGCAAGGAATCGTATGAGGTCGGGCGCTTCATCGATGCGCCGGATCCGGCCGGCGAGGAATTCATCCTGGATTTCAACCGCTGCTATAACCCGCTGTGCAACTATTCCCCTGCCTACAACTGCCCGCTGCCGCCCCTGGAAAATATTTTAGATGTCGTTATCCCGGCAGGAGAAAAAACCTATCCCCATTGAAATTTTCCATTAGGGAGTGACCATGAAATCACGAACGTTGTTTTGCATTTGGATCATGCTGCTCGCGGCGCTGCCCGCCATTGCGCAGGCAAACTTAGTGAAGATCAACCAGTGGCTGGTTTTGGGCCCGGCTGAAATCCTGGCCGACGGCGCGGCCCTCCCGGCGGGCGAGGACGCGGCGCTGGAATACGACTTCCTGGCGCCGCTCCGGCTTTGCCCGCAAGCGGTGGAGGACGTGCGCTGGGGCAGCCAGCGGCAGTTAAGCTGGCAGCCGGCGCCGGCGCGCTTCAGCGGCTCCGCCTCCAGGCAGGCGGTCTATTTGGCCGTCTACCTGGAAAGCCAGCGCTGGCTGCAGGCGGAGCTGGCGTTGGAAGCGCCGTTCGCGCTCAAGGTATATTTTGACGGTGCGCCGGTCAAGGAAGCGGGGAAAAACAGTTACCTGCTGAGCCTGGCCAACGGCAAGCACCTGCTGCTGATCAAAGGGTTAATGCCTGCCGGCGCCAACAAGAGCTATCAACTGCAGGCCAGCCTGGCGAACAACCCGGCTTTCGCCGCCGCTCCGGTCGATGTTTCCCTGGTTCCCGACCGGCGCACAAGCATGGAAGACGTCCTGAACCTGGTGAACATCAACGAGGTTTTCCTGGCCCCGGACGGGAGACGGGTGGCGGTGGCATTGAGCCAGCGTCCATTCGGCGAAAGCGAAAGCAACAGCTGGCTCGAGATCTTGGAGACAGAGAACGGCAACCGGGTTTTCAGCTCGCAGGGTTTCGGTGCCGTCGACAATTTCCAATGGCTGAAGGATTCGCGCAGTTTTTCCTTCAGCCGCGAGCGGAAAGAGGCGACCTACCTCTGCGTCTACGATCTTGGCAGCCACGCCTGCCGGACCATCCTGGCCGGCATAAAAAATTTCGCAGTCTGCTGGTGGGCCGACGATAATACGTTCCTGGTGTACGCCACCCGGGAAGAAGCCGACAAGGAGAAGACCTTCCACCGCGTCAAGAACCTCGACGACCGCTGGCGCTCCCCGGAACGGCGCCAGGCGCTGACCCTGTTTTTCCCCGAGTCGGGCGTGCGTCAGCCCCTGGCCGGCTTTGCGGACAACTTCAGCCAGGTGCGCATCAGCCCCGACGGGCGCCTGCTGCTGCTGGCTGCCAAAAGCGAGGACGACCGGGTACGCCCCTATCATAAAAACACGCTGGTGCTGGTCACCCTGGCCGACGGCCGGCGGGAAAAGATCCTAGACGACCCCTGGATCGAAGATTTCTGCTGGTCGCCCGATAACAAAAAGTTGCTCCTGCTGGGGGGTCCATCCGCTTTTACCGGCCTGGGCAGTACCCTGCCCAATGGGACGATCCCCAACGATTACGATTGGCAGGCCTATGTCTTCGATCTGAAGACCCGCAAAGCCGAGGCGCTGAGCCGCAGGTTCGCTCCGGCCATCAGCTCGGCCGTCTGGCATGCCGGCGGCAGCATTTACCTGCAGGTGACCGACAACGATTATGCCCGCCTGTACCGTTGCGCCCCGGCCGAAAAGAAATTCGCGCGTTTAGAGACCGCGGTAGATGCCGTGGAAAAAGTCAGCTTTGCAAAAATCCGCAAAGCCGTCTATTCGGGTTCCTGCCTCGGCGCTCCGCAGAAGTTGTTCGTATCTGGCCTGGACGGGGAAAAGCCGCGCCTGCTGAAGGACTACAATCAAGCCCAATTCGACCGCGTGCGCTTCGGCCGCAGCGAGAACTGGACCTTCAAGACCAATGAGGGCAAGACGATCGGGGGCTATATCCTCTACCCGCCCGGGTTCGATCCGGAGCGCCTCTATCCCTGCATCGTCAATTACTACGGTGGGGTCACCCCGACCGGCCGCAATTTCGGCGGCCGCTATCCCAAGGACTGGTACGCCGCCAACGGCTACATCGTCTGCGTCCTACAACCCAGCGGCGCCATCGGTTACGGCCAGGAATTTTCCAGCCTGCACGTCAACGACTGGGGCGAGATCACCTCGGCCGAGATCATCCGCGGCGTCGAAGAGCTGCTGCGTACCCATCCCTACATCGACAACCGCCGCGTGGGCGCCATCGGCGCTTCTTACGGGGGTTTCTTAACAGAGGTGCTGGCCAGCAAGACCGAGTTGTTCGCCGCCATGATCTCCCATGCCGGCATTAGCGCCATCTCCTCTTACTGGGGGGTGGGCGACTGGGGATACGATTACAACGCTATTGCCGCGGCCAACAGTTTCCCCTGGAACCGCAAGGATATCTACGTCGGCCACAGCCCGCTGTTCATGGCCGAGCGGATCAAGAAGCCCCTGCTCCTGCTGCACGGCGAAGAGGACAACAACGTGCCTCCCGGCGAAAGCTACCAGATGTTCGCCGCCCTGAAGCTGCAGGGCAAGGAGGTGGCGCTGGTCACCTTCCCCGGCCAGCAGCATTTCATCCTGGACCCGGCGCAGCGGCTGCGCTGGCTGCAGACCATCATGGCCTGGTTCGACCGCTGGCTGAAGGGGCAGGGCGAATGGTGGAAGGATCTGTACCCAGAGTGAGATTAATACTCGGTTTACGGTTCACGGTATACGGTCGACGGTAGGACATTTTCAAGAAATTATTCCAGAAATTACTTACCGTAAACCGTATACCGTCTACCGTATACCAAGATCTTCAAAGGCCCATGTCCGCCAGCGCCTGATCGTAGGTTTCGGCCTGGATCCAGTGCCGCTGCAGCATGCGGCCGGCGATGATTTTGCGCTTGCGGTTCATGCGCCTGTTGTCGTTGCCGGTCGTCGAGAAACGGTGTGGATTGGGCAGGACCGAGGCCAGGCGAATGGCCTGGGAAAGTGAGAGGGCCGCGGCCGGGCACTGGAAATAGATCCGGGCGGCGGCTTCGGCGCCGTAGATGCCGTCCCCCCATTCGATCAGGTTCAGGTAGAGTTCCAGGATGCGTTTCTTGCTCAGCTCATTTTCCAGCCTGATGGCGATGGCCGCCTCGCGCAGCTTGCGCCAAAGGCTCTGCCCGGGATTCAAGAAAAGGTTCTTGGCCAACTGCTGGGTGATGGTCGAGCCGCCTCGGCGCACCCGCTTCTTTTCGATGTTGGTTTCCAGCGCCTTGCGCATGGACGCCCAGTCGAATCCATCGTGCTCGAAAAATTTGTCGTCTTCGGCGATCAGCACCGCCTGAATGAGATAGGGGGAGATGCGGGAAAGGGGGACGCGCCTCCATAGCCGCCGCGCCTTGACCCCGTTTTGCCTGGCCTGTTCGGAACGGAATCTCATCATCGCCGTTTCATGAGGATTTTCTTTTTTC
Coding sequences within it:
- a CDS encoding tetratricopeptide repeat protein, translated to MAKKAFLILLVPALIFLSSGTLWGWADTTVHWWDWHWFEPAARKNQKGIQAYEQGRYSEALQDFLSAKGVKPDSPELKNNTASALYELKKYKEAVDEFSRLDPGRLRLGKADFYYNLGNSYYRLGQFPQALENYKRSLRQNPDDVDCKKNFELTLKKIEEQKQKQQQNQQQPQQQPQDQKNPQPQEQEQQQAKQKYNAMMQFLNQNEKQQLEKKKRKHGATKNEKDW
- a CDS encoding BatD family protein, which encodes MKKTGRVTFIAPWLLLLALPLALPALEAEVKASINAERIGLDDTLIYTLTFRNISNPLQPDLSHWDDFKTLQTSRSTEFQFSNGASTSSTTFTYYLMPVRTGKLTLPPVQYSHEGRTYQTQALTVEVVKGSLNPRSPAQANQPSPLDEDFFASPFHQDRQEQPVDVRLRAVISKTNCTKGEQLLFRVLLYTRNRIEAVNMVSSPSFAGFWQEWYPVPQSISAGSENVDGVIYQVYEIRKAALFAGESGTLTIPALQFEMQLADSASMFVTARPVLRSTQPLKITVSELPATATGLPVGQFSFSASCSQRQADINDIVTLRLEISGSGNCKTIIPPALPSDEYLQVYPAKISQENGYGPLALKGTVRVEIPVAFNKAAAVTFPSLEFRYFNPESRSLVSLRSQPLVIEVSGEKLKTEKSMTLPQSAIVQKGEDIDFIKSGPIVDQARYLYRQGWYKGIIILLFAVNLLFLLKITVWRRAIVDSPLLKNRRILGLTLRRLAKVQHYEDIAAILEYYCVEKSGLGLAEISNQKIGELLGRRQVPAASIDRFLFVKGQAELAKFSPLKKSQSELKSDLLALRKLLREIDHKLK
- a CDS encoding S9 family peptidase, with the protein product MKSRTLFCIWIMLLAALPAIAQANLVKINQWLVLGPAEILADGAALPAGEDAALEYDFLAPLRLCPQAVEDVRWGSQRQLSWQPAPARFSGSASRQAVYLAVYLESQRWLQAELALEAPFALKVYFDGAPVKEAGKNSYLLSLANGKHLLLIKGLMPAGANKSYQLQASLANNPAFAAAPVDVSLVPDRRTSMEDVLNLVNINEVFLAPDGRRVAVALSQRPFGESESNSWLEILETENGNRVFSSQGFGAVDNFQWLKDSRSFSFSRERKEATYLCVYDLGSHACRTILAGIKNFAVCWWADDNTFLVYATREEADKEKTFHRVKNLDDRWRSPERRQALTLFFPESGVRQPLAGFADNFSQVRISPDGRLLLLAAKSEDDRVRPYHKNTLVLVTLADGRREKILDDPWIEDFCWSPDNKKLLLLGGPSAFTGLGSTLPNGTIPNDYDWQAYVFDLKTRKAEALSRRFAPAISSAVWHAGGSIYLQVTDNDYARLYRCAPAEKKFARLETAVDAVEKVSFAKIRKAVYSGSCLGAPQKLFVSGLDGEKPRLLKDYNQAQFDRVRFGRSENWTFKTNEGKTIGGYILYPPGFDPERLYPCIVNYYGGVTPTGRNFGGRYPKDWYAANGYIVCVLQPSGAIGYGQEFSSLHVNDWGEITSAEIIRGVEELLRTHPYIDNRRVGAIGASYGGFLTEVLASKTELFAAMISHAGISAISSYWGVGDWGYDYNAIAAANSFPWNRKDIYVGHSPLFMAERIKKPLLLLHGEEDNNVPPGESYQMFAALKLQGKEVALVTFPGQQHFILDPAQRLRWLQTIMAWFDRWLKGQGEWWKDLYPE
- a CDS encoding VWA domain-containing protein; translated protein: MTFANPNLLLLLLLLIPFTLLVIWNRGLEIVFLLDTSNSMNAGDLQPSRLEVAKNLIVTIVDALKTDLVSQINFAAVAYVQCPLTMDYEAFKLMAMASRVSPAEEQGTDFAQGFDLALRMFKKTPNNQKLLVLITDGEDLENHWPDSLQQLQKEKITIFTVGVGIPAGAPIPILDADGKTVDWKKDARGNIVRSQLDEGTLIRIASAGQGQYYRLSAASGIESFIRILKTYERTLLNQKVKSKKIDRFQYPLLLAVLLLVAEMLLSDRKITWRKKRS
- a CDS encoding radical SAM protein; this encodes MKKTGLYIHFPFCRRACFYCHFFKRKLQTEKADSWLRHLGREMRLRRDPDLSLDTVYFGGGSPSLLTPGQVATLLEAAAKHFGISDRPEITLEANPEDLSLPLLKRLHSCGINRMSIGVQSFQERDLRFLRRTHNAAQALRAVAM
- a CDS encoding homoserine dehydrogenase, whose product is MKKNPMRVLLVGFGNVARKMAAMLTGEREKYPGLAGLDMEMIAIFTGRHGGLVDPAGIGLAAALEQFEKNGAFPEAPMPVLKAVQTLDYDVLVELSTLDIEKRGDPAVSHVRAALERGKHAVTANKGPAAFAFRELDELAHRKGVRFLFESAVMDGTPIFCLGRALPACRVTGFSGIFNTTSNFVLSRLEAGESMAAAVRTAQSLGFAEADPRLDIDGWDSAAKTAILANFFLAADTDPQKIAPRGIGDIKPEDIARAAAAGKRLKLVCRAWREGGSVRAEVRPQEVPAGSYFSMVNGRAAALRLETDMLGPFWFLEENPDLKDTASGVLQDLVTVVASR
- the mtgA gene encoding monofunctional biosynthetic peptidoglycan transglycosylase, whose translation is METNEIPARGKRHWLLIGAALLAFALIGGLLFWLTLPDVAWLKKENPHETAMMRFRSEQARQNGVKARRLWRRVPLSRISPYLIQAVLIAEDDKFFEHDGFDWASMRKALETNIEKKRVRRGGSTITQQLAKNLFLNPGQSLWRKLREAAIAIRLENELSKKRILELYLNLIEWGDGIYGAEAAARIYFQCPAAALSLSQAIRLASVLPNPHRFSTTGNDNRRMNRKRKIIAGRMLQRHWIQAETYDQALADMGL
- a CDS encoding SH3 domain-containing protein encodes the protein MKKNKIIPFSVLLLLLAVAGRAVVEDDFSTANARYAAGRYGEALGIYLRISRQLTNWHVLYNIGNCYFKLGQPLAAKIHYLRARKFRPLDGSIARNIAIVNKSFKDITLAAPTIDFISRVIQVVQARLDVNLLSLLLLAAILTLNVFLFLLLKNGKRKKIVYGLAFSLLASLALGVYLYDRAAGQQQTSIAVVSEADSVLRSGPGEGNTELFKINPGLEVKILDRSRDWVQVSASSQVAGWIELKRLTLI
- a CDS encoding DUF1684 domain-containing protein translates to MAIDWRKIAGLLISVVLVCSLAPAQAGAGGDSVWKQELLREREQKDIEFKTSATSPMAGSVRLTITTREKTYIALSAGVVSLQPQAGAGTIFAVSAREGKWYWHDAVGTVSCSQGERSVVSDVDALTAGSLFKVDRFTLAVYPGPDTLALIVFDPQRPQLLAFKHLLYFPPAPAYAVKARLEKFPEQREIKIITTRKLEKTFYRYGRVHFQLQGRDLELTALKSSLEGPDSDTLFIPFKDDTNGKESYEVGRFIDAPDPAGEEFILDFNRCYNPLCNYSPAYNCPLPPLENILDVVIPAGEKTYPH